CCGTCGGGGTGGCGATCCCCGCCAGAATGGTACCCATGACGATAAGGATGAGGCTGAAGGGGGGGACGAAGCTCTTCAAGGTCATGGAAAGCTTCTGGCCCAGGGTGGCGGTGCGTTCTTCCTTGGGAATCGGCGGGCCCAGCTTGGGATTGAGGCCGCAGCGGATGGCGACGTAGAGCAGGTAGATGGCGGACAGCAGGATGCCCGGCAGGATGGCCGCGGCAAAGAGGTTGCCGACGGACGTCTCCTTCATGCCCGTCAGGCCGCCGTAGACCACCAGCATGATGCTGGGCGGAATCAGGATGCCCAGGGTGCCGGAAGAGCAGATGATGCCCGCCCCCAGTCCGGTCTGGTAGCCCCGTTTCAGCAGCGCGGGCCCGGCCATCAGGCCCATGGCCACCACGGAGGCGCCGATGATGCCGGTGGTGGCGGCAAAGACGGTGCTGACCACGATGACCGCCATGCCGAGGCCGCCGCGCAGCCCCCCCAGCACGATGTAGAGAGCGTCGAAGAGCCCCTCCGAGACTTTGGAGCGGTCCAGGATCTGGGCCATGAAGATGAACAGGGGAATCGCCACCAGCACGTAGTTCTGCTGCAGCCCCCAGGCATTGTTGACGAACAGGTCGATCAGGGCGCTGACGTTCCCGTCGTATTCAATCAGGCCGTAAAAGGTGGCGACCGCCGCCAGGGTGATGGCCAGCGGATGTCCGAGCGCGATGCAAAGCATCAGCGTACCGAACATCAATAAGGTCATGATTTCAGGAGTCATGGGAAAAATCTTCTCCGCGAGGCAAGGATGATCAGTCTCTGGTGTCGCCGAGGGTTCGGAAATCGGCGATAAGTTTGGCCACTCCCTGCAAAAAGAGCAGGATGAAACCGATGGCCATGATCGTCTTAAAGGGATAAAGCGGGGGAGCCCAGGACGTGGGCGCCTTTTCCCAGTTCTGCCAGGAGGAGGCAGCGTAGATCACCGAGCCGTAGGACAGCAGGCCGACGGTGGGGATAAAGAGGACAAGGTTGGTCACAATGCGCAGGATGGTGCGGGGGCGCGGCGGCAGCGTCGCCTCGAAGACATCGATGGACACATGGCCATCGTGCAGATAGGTGAAGCCGAAGCCGAGGACGAAATGCATACCGTAAAGGAAGGTCGTCAGCTCAAAACCCCAGGTGGTCGGCGCATTGAAGGCGTACCGCATGAAGACCTCGTACACCACCACCAGGATAAGGGGCAGGGCGAGATACGAGGTCAGGACGCCGGTTTTTTCATTCAGGGTGTTGATGGAACGCTCAACTGAGAGCATGGGAGTCTCCATGGCTGCAGGAGAGGGCCCCGACCGGTGCGATCGGGGCCCGGAGTTGTAAAAGACCGCTGCTAGTGCAGATGGTGCCCCTGGGATTTCTGCTCCCCGGTGGTGTAGGTGTCATAGGGCCAGGGGGCGACGCCGCTGCGGATCTGGCGCCAGGCGGCGAAGTCCTTCTTGAAGGCATCCTGGGAATCCAGGGCTTTTTTGACTTCGGGATGCTTTTTCTTGAGTCCGTCCAGGTACTCCTTGGTGTGCTTGGCGAAGGCGTTCAGGGTCTCGTCGTCCAGATGTACGAACTCGACCTTTTCCTGGAAACGCTTGATCGCCTCGGCATTGAGGTTCTCGATCCAGGCGTTGGACCAGAGCTGGGTTTCCTTGGCGGCGATATTCACGATCCATTTCAGATCGTCCGGCAGGGAGTCCCAGGCTTTCTGGTTGATCATGACGTCGCACTGGAATCCGGGCTGATGGACGCCCGGCGCGATGACGTACTTGGTGATTTCGTCAAAGCCCATCGGGTAGTTGATGGCGGGGGTGGAGTACTCGGCGGCATCGATGACGCCGCGCTCCAGGGCCAGATAGACCTCACCGCCGGGGAGGGGGCTGACGGAGGCGCCGAGACCGTTCATGATGTCCATGTACCAGCCGGGCGTGCGGATGCGCATCCCCTTGAAGTCAGACATTTTGGTGGCCTTCTTGTTGGAGAACAGGCCCATTTCCTGGCCGGTCTGTCCGGCCGGCAGAGCGTAGATGTTGTAGGGCTTGTAAAGCTCCTGAAGCATCTCCAGGCCGCCGCGCTCATAGAGCCAGATGTTGTAGCCCTCGGCATCCAGCCCGAAGGGGACGGAAGCAAAGGCGACAAAGGCCTCGTTCTTGCCTTTCCAGTACAGCGGTGAAGAGTGGGCGATTTCGGCCGAACCCTTGCTGACCGCGTCGAAAACCTCGTTGGCGCCGACCAGTTCGCCCGCCGAGAAGAGCTTGATCTGCAGGCGGCCGCCGGAGGCCAGAGCGACAGAGTCAGAGAAGTGCTGGGCAATGTCGTAAAAGAGCATGCCTTTGGCCCAGGGCATGACCATCTTCCAGCGGAACTCGTCCTTGGATGGTTTGATTTTGCGAATCTCCCGCTTGACTTCCTCGTTGCGCTTGTCCACGCCGAACTTTTCACGTTTTTCCTGAGCGAAGGTCTGTGGGGCGAAAGCCAGGGTGAAAACTGCGGCCAGAGCGACCAGCCATCCCAATCTCCTCATTGTTTCTCCTCCTTTTGTCCGAATCTGGCGAGCGCGCCCGTGCGCCCGCGGGGTGAATGCCATTGGTATGTCGGTAAATTGGTCAGACCAATAAACCTTAGACGAACTTTTTGGCCCCGTCAACAGAAAAAACAAACATTGTTTGTTGTATACCTTACGGGAAAAATGAGGAAAGTCAAAGCCAGGCAGGTTAAAGCCAGAAAAGAGGTTTGTAATATGGTCAGACCAATATATTCCTGTTTTGCTATATAGAACGGGAGCCGTTTCGTTGCCGGTTCTGAACACTTTTTCGGCTGACCAGCCGGCAAGCGCCTTCCCTGCGTGTCCTGGCCGACTCTGAAGACGCATTGCTGCCAGCCCTGTGGCCGCAAAGCCTTTGCCATTTTCGGCCAGTGCGGGTAAAGTCGGGGGAGTTCTTTCCTCCGTAACTCCAGCTGACAGGACATCAGGCATGTACTACTATTTCGATTACCAGGAGCCGGTCTTTCGGCCCCCCTCCGAAGCCCAGTCCCTCATCTTCCAGATCACCGTCGGCTGCAGCCAGAATCAGTGCCGCTTCTGCGGCATGTACAAGATGAAATCCTTCCACGTCCGCTCGGTGGAAGAGATCGCCGCCGAGATTGCGGAAGTGCCGGCCCATCATCGCCCCCACATCCGCCGGGTCTTCCTGGCGGACGGCGACGCCCTCGTCTATCCCCAGGCCGGTCTGCTCGACATTCTCGACCGCCTCGCCGAGGCCTTTCCCAACCTCACCCGTGTCGGCGCCTACGCCTCGCCCAACAGCCTCACCACCAAGAGCTTGGCCGACCTCGAAGCCCTGCGCGAAAAGAAGCTGCGCATCCTCTATTTCGGTCTCGAAAGCGGCGACGACGACACCCTCAAGCTGGTCAACAAAGGCTTCAGCGCCGCCGACATGCTGCAGCTCTGCCGCAAGGCCCAGGCCGCCGGCCTCAAGCTCTCCGTCACCGCCATTCTCGGCCTGGCCGGCAGTGAACGCAGCCGCGAACACGCCCGCGCCACGGCGGCGTGGATCACCGCACTCTCCCCCGAATACTTCTCGCTGCTCACCATGTTCCGCCGGCACAACGACGACTACTTCCGCCTCATCCGCCCCTTGAGCAACGGCCAGGTCATCCAAGAAGCCCTCGACATCGTGCGCCACCTCGACCCCCAGCGCACCATCCTGCGTTCCAACCACGTCTCCAACATCCTCAACCTCGCCGGCAGCTACCCCAAAGACCGCGACCGCATCATCGCCCAGGCCGAAATGGCCCTCGCCGAAGCCAAGAAACACCCGCAATGGTTCAACCTGGTGCCCGAGTATGAGGAGGAGTTTTTTTAAGAGGAAGAATCCTGATGAAAGCTACTGAAACGAACATTCTGATTTATCAGGCGGATGACGGCCGCACCCGTCTTGATGTTCAACTGGAACACGAAACCGTTTGGTTGACCCAGAAGCAGATGGCGGAACTTTTCACCAAAACGGTTCCGACCATCAATGAGCACATCAAGAACATTTTCAAAGAAGGGGAGTTGGCGGAGGAATCAGTTGTTAGGAAAT
The sequence above is a segment of the Desulfuromonas sp. KJ2020 genome. Coding sequences within it:
- a CDS encoding TRAP transporter large permease subunit; translated protein: MTPEIMTLLMFGTLMLCIALGHPLAITLAAVATFYGLIEYDGNVSALIDLFVNNAWGLQQNYVLVAIPLFIFMAQILDRSKVSEGLFDALYIVLGGLRGGLGMAVIVVSTVFAATTGIIGASVVAMGLMAGPALLKRGYQTGLGAGIICSSGTLGILIPPSIMLVVYGGLTGMKETSVGNLFAAAILPGILLSAIYLLYVAIRCGLNPKLGPPIPKEERTATLGQKLSMTLKSFVPPFSLILIVMGTILAGIATPTEAAALGCIGAMVLALFNRKLTWEVLSQTCNATLRTTAMIMLLFVGGKLFSVVFLSMGGGDVVADLLLGMDVHDYVILAIMMGVVFIMGMFIDWAAILLVVVPIFTPIANDLGFDPLWFAMLVCVNLQTSFLTPPFGYALFYFKGVAPPEYTMSDIYKGILPFVLIQVIGLGVMIAFPQIVTWLPTVFFGG
- a CDS encoding TRAP transporter small permease subunit, yielding MLSVERSINTLNEKTGVLTSYLALPLILVVVYEVFMRYAFNAPTTWGFELTTFLYGMHFVLGFGFTYLHDGHVSIDVFEATLPPRPRTILRIVTNLVLFIPTVGLLSYGSVIYAASSWQNWEKAPTSWAPPLYPFKTIMAIGFILLFLQGVAKLIADFRTLGDTRD
- a CDS encoding TRAP transporter substrate-binding protein → MRRLGWLVALAAVFTLAFAPQTFAQEKREKFGVDKRNEEVKREIRKIKPSKDEFRWKMVMPWAKGMLFYDIAQHFSDSVALASGGRLQIKLFSAGELVGANEVFDAVSKGSAEIAHSSPLYWKGKNEAFVAFASVPFGLDAEGYNIWLYERGGLEMLQELYKPYNIYALPAGQTGQEMGLFSNKKATKMSDFKGMRIRTPGWYMDIMNGLGASVSPLPGGEVYLALERGVIDAAEYSTPAINYPMGFDEITKYVIAPGVHQPGFQCDVMINQKAWDSLPDDLKWIVNIAAKETQLWSNAWIENLNAEAIKRFQEKVEFVHLDDETLNAFAKHTKEYLDGLKKKHPEVKKALDSQDAFKKDFAAWRQIRSGVAPWPYDTYTTGEQKSQGHHLH
- a CDS encoding radical SAM protein, producing the protein MYYYFDYQEPVFRPPSEAQSLIFQITVGCSQNQCRFCGMYKMKSFHVRSVEEIAAEIAEVPAHHRPHIRRVFLADGDALVYPQAGLLDILDRLAEAFPNLTRVGAYASPNSLTTKSLADLEALREKKLRILYFGLESGDDDTLKLVNKGFSAADMLQLCRKAQAAGLKLSVTAILGLAGSERSREHARATAAWITALSPEYFSLLTMFRRHNDDYFRLIRPLSNGQVIQEALDIVRHLDPQRTILRSNHVSNILNLAGSYPKDRDRIIAQAEMALAEAKKHPQWFNLVPEYEEEFF